One stretch of Oncorhynchus gorbuscha isolate QuinsamMale2020 ecotype Even-year linkage group LG21, OgorEven_v1.0, whole genome shotgun sequence DNA includes these proteins:
- the LOC124007671 gene encoding ras-related protein M-Ras, protein MATSAVPSDNLPTYKLVVVGDGGVGKSALTIQFFQKIFVPDYDPTIEDSYLKHTEIDAQWAILDVLDTAGQEEFSAMREQYMRTGDGFLIVFSVTDKASFEHVDRFHQLILRVKDRESFPMVLVANKVDLLHLRKIPSDQGREMASKHSIAYIETSAKDPAMNVDKAFHELVRVIRQQIPERSLKKKRKTKWRADRSTVSHRLHCVVL, encoded by the exons ATGGCAACGAGCGCTGTTCCCAGTGACAATCTCCCCACGTATAAGCTGGTAGTGGTGGGGGATGGGGGAGTGGGGAAGAGTGCGCTCACCATTCAGTTCTTTCAGAAGATCTTTGTCCCTGATTACGACCCCACCATCGAGGACTCCTACCTCAAACACACTGAGATTGATGCCCAGTGGGCCATATTGGACG TTCTGGATACAGCAGGCCAAGAGGAGTTCAGTGCTATGAGGGAACAGTACATGAGGACTGGGGACGGGTTCCTCATCGTGTTCTCTGTCACAGACAAGGCCAGCTTTGAACATGTGGACCGCTTCCATCAACTCATCCTCAGGGTGAAGGACCG GGAATCTTTTCCTATGGTTCTTGTGGCCAACAAAGTGGATCTGCTGCACTTACGTAAAATACCCAGTGATCAGGGGAGGGAGATGGCTAGTAAACAcagt ATAGCTTACATTGAAACCAGTGCTAAGGACCCAGCCATGAATGTTGACAAGGCGTTCCACGAGTTAGTTAGAGTAATCAG gcaACAGATTCCAGAGAGGAGcctgaagaagaagaggaaaacCAAGTGGCGGGCCGACAGGTCCACTGTCTCCCACCGACTGCACTGTGTTGTCCTATGA
- the LOC124008951 gene encoding LOW QUALITY PROTEIN: phospholipase A2 inhibitor 31 kDa subunit-like (The sequence of the model RefSeq protein was modified relative to this genomic sequence to represent the inferred CDS: deleted 2 bases in 1 codon), with amino-acid sequence MKAVCFSLLLLLLACSFGEGLRCNRCVGKGCRNTVETCRVDHDTCGTVLSFKPPLPISYFKRCMKMSECMLLGSNKDIDAYCCTTNQCN; translated from the exons ATGAAAGCTGTATGTTTTTctctgctcctcctgctgctggCGTGTAGCTTTG GAGAGGGCCTGAGATGCAACCGTTGTGTTGGCAAAGGCTGCAGAAACACAGTGGAGACCTGCCGTGTTGACCATGACACCTGCGGCACGGTCTTATCC TTCAAGCCCCCACTCC ctatCTCATACTTCAAGAGATGCATGAAGATGTCAGAATGCATGCTGCTGGGAAGCAACAAGGACATTGATGCCTATTGCTGCACCACCAACCAATGCAACTGA